Proteins co-encoded in one Haloarcula sp. DT43 genomic window:
- a CDS encoding helix-turn-helix domain-containing protein gives MIVEFHIDAPLLQRTAETLSKAAIRIQRLHCESGDCRAVAWIGPVERPAIEGNLAQDESIADYAHVAAEGDGHWYTLHTTDTTVHAIGQALLNADGFLLGAAQTGDDWVFRARFPEKSSVLSFRDALVSSDINIDIQTITDDTEASPQFGVTDPQKEVLLLALNRGYFTVPRESSLSDLATELGISSQAASERLRRGTRTLVQNTLAAPERPLVGSPPE, from the coding sequence ATGATAGTAGAATTTCACATCGACGCTCCCCTCTTGCAGCGGACAGCTGAGACGCTGAGCAAAGCGGCGATACGGATACAGCGCCTCCACTGCGAGAGCGGCGACTGCCGTGCCGTCGCCTGGATAGGCCCCGTAGAGCGCCCCGCCATCGAAGGGAACCTGGCCCAGGACGAGAGTATTGCTGACTACGCCCACGTGGCAGCCGAAGGAGACGGGCACTGGTACACACTACATACAACTGATACGACGGTCCACGCAATCGGACAGGCCCTGTTGAACGCGGACGGGTTCCTGCTCGGTGCCGCACAGACCGGGGACGACTGGGTGTTCCGCGCCCGCTTCCCCGAGAAGAGCTCGGTGCTGTCGTTTCGCGACGCTCTCGTCTCCAGCGACATCAACATCGACATCCAGACCATCACCGACGACACGGAAGCCTCCCCGCAGTTCGGCGTGACCGACCCCCAGAAGGAGGTGCTGTTGCTCGCGCTCAACCGCGGGTACTTCACCGTGCCCCGGGAGTCGTCTCTCTCGGACCTCGCCACCGAGCTGGGCATCTCCAGTCAGGCCGCCTCGGAGCGGCTCCGTCGCGGGACCAGGACGCTGGTCCAGAACACGCTCGCGGCCCCCGAGCGGCCGCTCGTCGGCTCGCCACCGGAGTGA
- a CDS encoding deoxyuridine 5'-triphosphate nucleotidohydrolase yields MKTRAVRHSEASQPAGRTGRSFHGTHAQPRMFKSGRFVADALGDVRDSQVQPNGVDLTLGSVYEQVEPGRIERGGKTVGDRREVEADDGVYRLDRGGYVVEYADRVVIPEGHVGFLLPRSSLLRNSCMLDTAVWDAGYEGRGEGLLEVHHPIELERGARVAQLVLADAAHDGTYEGSYQGENL; encoded by the coding sequence ATAAAAACCCGTGCCGTCCGTCACTCGGAAGCGAGTCAACCGGCCGGTCGGACCGGCAGGTCTTTCCACGGCACCCACGCACAGCCCCGTATGTTCAAGAGCGGACGGTTCGTCGCCGACGCCCTCGGCGACGTGCGGGACTCGCAGGTGCAACCGAACGGCGTCGACCTCACGCTCGGCTCGGTCTACGAACAGGTCGAACCGGGGCGCATCGAGCGCGGCGGCAAGACCGTCGGCGACCGGCGGGAAGTCGAGGCCGACGACGGCGTCTATCGCCTCGACCGCGGCGGCTACGTCGTCGAGTACGCCGACCGGGTCGTCATCCCGGAGGGCCACGTCGGCTTCCTCCTGCCGCGGTCGTCGCTGCTTCGGAACTCCTGTATGCTCGATACGGCCGTCTGGGACGCCGGCTACGAGGGACGGGGCGAGGGCCTGCTGGAAGTTCACCACCCGATAGAACTCGAACGGGGCGCGCGGGTCGCCCAGCTCGTGCTCGCCGACGCCGCTCACGACGGTACCTACGAGGGGTCGTATCAGGGCGAGAATCTCTGA
- a CDS encoding aconitate hydratase, whose amino-acid sequence MGQTLTEKILDEHLVEGELTPGEEIGIEIDQVLTQDTTGTLVWLQFEALDLDEVQTELAAQYCDHQTYQFDFKNTDDHRFLRSAAGTFGAHFSRPGNGICHNVHKENFAAPGKTMLGSDSHTPTPGGLGELAIGAGGLDVAVAMGGGAYYIDMPEVVNVRLEGELPDWATAKDVILELLRRLSVKGGVGKVLEYTGPGVETLTVPERTTITNMGTELGATSSIFPTDDQTKDYLERLGREDVFEDIGPDEDAEYADEIVVDLSDLEPLIAEPSMPDNVVPVSEVEGVDVEQVMIGSCTNGAYEDILPAAKMLEGRNIDKKTEMIVAPGSKQASEMLAREGWTAEMMAAGVNFSEATCGACIGIGHVPASDSVSLRTFNRNFEGRSGIEDDNVYLCSPEVATAAAIKGEIVDPRNLADELGDLDAPGLEMPDSYIGNSESDLIAPDNAVDDELIKGPNIGDVPLKDPLETEVGGEALLKMEDNITTDHIIPATQDILMYRSNVPKLSEFTLSRVDDTFAERALEADGGVLVAGENYGQGSSREHAALCPMYLGIETVLAQSFARIHKANLFNFGIVPLTIDEETYEKIEQGDDIEIVDDAADAVKSGQEEFTIRVNDDWEATGHLDASDREREILAAGGKLSHTKMQHDEGGAAPADD is encoded by the coding sequence ATGGGACAGACGCTTACGGAAAAGATTCTCGACGAGCATCTCGTCGAAGGGGAGCTGACACCCGGCGAGGAGATCGGAATCGAGATCGACCAGGTGCTGACACAGGACACGACCGGGACGCTCGTCTGGCTGCAGTTCGAGGCGCTCGACCTCGACGAGGTCCAGACCGAGCTGGCCGCCCAGTACTGTGACCACCAGACCTATCAGTTCGACTTCAAAAACACGGACGACCACCGCTTCCTCCGTTCCGCCGCAGGGACGTTCGGGGCCCACTTCTCGCGGCCCGGCAACGGTATCTGTCACAACGTCCACAAGGAGAACTTCGCCGCGCCCGGCAAGACGATGCTCGGCTCGGACTCCCACACGCCGACCCCCGGTGGCCTCGGCGAACTCGCCATCGGTGCCGGCGGCCTCGACGTGGCCGTCGCCATGGGCGGCGGTGCCTACTACATCGACATGCCGGAAGTCGTCAACGTCCGCCTCGAGGGCGAGCTGCCCGACTGGGCGACCGCCAAGGACGTCATCCTCGAGCTCCTGCGCCGCCTCTCCGTCAAGGGCGGCGTCGGCAAGGTGCTCGAGTACACCGGCCCCGGCGTCGAGACGCTGACCGTCCCCGAGCGGACGACCATCACCAACATGGGGACCGAGCTCGGTGCCACCTCGTCCATCTTCCCGACGGACGACCAGACCAAGGACTACCTCGAACGCCTCGGCCGCGAGGACGTCTTCGAGGACATCGGCCCCGACGAGGACGCCGAGTACGCCGACGAAATCGTCGTCGACCTCTCGGACCTCGAACCGCTCATCGCCGAGCCGTCGATGCCCGACAACGTCGTGCCCGTCTCCGAGGTCGAGGGCGTCGACGTCGAGCAGGTCATGATCGGCTCCTGTACCAACGGCGCGTACGAGGACATCCTCCCGGCCGCGAAGATGCTGGAAGGGCGCAACATCGACAAGAAGACCGAGATGATCGTCGCCCCCGGCTCCAAGCAGGCCTCCGAGATGCTGGCCCGCGAGGGCTGGACCGCGGAGATGATGGCGGCCGGCGTCAACTTCTCCGAGGCGACCTGCGGTGCGTGTATCGGTATCGGTCACGTGCCCGCCTCCGACTCCGTCTCCCTGCGGACCTTCAACCGCAACTTCGAGGGCCGCTCCGGCATCGAGGACGACAACGTCTACCTCTGCTCGCCGGAGGTCGCCACCGCGGCGGCCATCAAGGGCGAAATCGTGGACCCGCGCAACCTCGCCGACGAACTCGGCGACCTCGACGCGCCGGGTCTGGAGATGCCCGACTCCTACATCGGCAACTCCGAATCGGACCTCATCGCGCCGGACAACGCCGTCGACGACGAGCTCATCAAGGGCCCGAACATCGGCGACGTGCCGCTGAAGGACCCGCTGGAGACCGAAGTCGGTGGCGAAGCCCTCCTGAAGATGGAGGACAACATCACGACGGACCACATCATCCCGGCTACGCAGGACATCCTGATGTACCGGTCCAACGTCCCGAAACTCTCCGAGTTCACGCTCTCGCGCGTCGACGACACGTTCGCGGAGCGCGCACTCGAAGCCGACGGCGGCGTGCTCGTCGCCGGTGAGAACTACGGCCAGGGCTCCTCGCGCGAACACGCGGCCCTGTGCCCGATGTACCTGGGTATCGAAACGGTCCTCGCACAGAGCTTCGCCCGCATCCACAAGGCGAACCTGTTCAACTTCGGGATCGTCCCGCTCACCATCGACGAGGAGACCTACGAGAAGATCGAGCAGGGCGACGACATCGAGATCGTCGACGACGCAGCCGACGCTGTCAAGTCCGGCCAGGAAGAGTTCACCATCCGGGTCAACGACGACTGGGAGGCGACCGGCCACCTCGACGCCTCCGACCGCGAGCGCGAGATCCTCGCCGCCGGTGGCAAGCTCTCGCACACGAAGATGCAACACGACGAGGGCGGCGCGGCTCCCGCGGACGACTAA
- the rimI gene encoding ribosomal protein S18-alanine N-acetyltransferase — protein sequence MTTVAPDGPGTPDAPSVRRAVRADLIEVHRIEQASFPQPWPFSALESYLGEPGFLVAETDTDDPPAVAGYVIADTVPNHGTPLGHIKDLAVRPAYRRQGVASALLRHAMAVIDETGAGSVKLEVRADNDGARRLYRRFGFEHRKTIPNYYSNGEDALVMVRLL from the coding sequence GTGACAACGGTCGCTCCCGACGGACCGGGGACGCCGGACGCACCGTCGGTCCGGCGCGCCGTCCGCGCGGACCTCATCGAGGTCCACCGCATCGAGCAGGCGTCGTTCCCACAGCCGTGGCCGTTCTCGGCGCTCGAGAGCTATCTCGGCGAGCCTGGGTTCCTCGTGGCCGAGACGGACACCGACGACCCGCCCGCCGTCGCGGGCTATGTCATCGCGGACACGGTGCCCAACCACGGCACGCCGCTGGGCCACATCAAAGACCTCGCGGTCCGTCCGGCCTACCGACGACAGGGCGTCGCCAGCGCGCTGTTGCGCCACGCCATGGCGGTCATCGACGAGACGGGGGCCGGCTCGGTCAAACTGGAGGTCCGGGCCGACAACGACGGGGCGAGACGCCTCTACCGGCGCTTCGGGTTCGAGCACCGCAAGACCATCCCGAACTACTACAGCAACGGCGAGGACGCCCTGGTGATGGTCCGCCTGCTGTAA
- a CDS encoding DUF5810 domain-containing protein, translating into MGYACPVCDDPQADDVHLANHLAFTAMTGGDDHEAWLDEHVPGWGQLGEAELSTEVVEYAAETEFPQVFEDTVDRSDDGHEHDHGTGDLPQGADRHRGSNALSDHDSEVLAEARDLTREMLRESDDTADSDASSSDAGESGDETE; encoded by the coding sequence ATGGGATACGCCTGTCCAGTGTGTGACGACCCGCAAGCCGACGACGTGCATCTGGCGAACCACCTCGCGTTCACGGCGATGACCGGCGGTGACGACCACGAGGCGTGGCTCGACGAGCACGTCCCCGGCTGGGGTCAGCTCGGGGAAGCCGAACTGTCCACCGAGGTCGTCGAGTACGCCGCGGAGACGGAGTTCCCGCAGGTGTTCGAGGACACCGTCGACCGCAGCGATGACGGCCACGAACACGACCACGGCACCGGTGACCTCCCTCAGGGTGCGGACCGCCACCGTGGGTCGAACGCGCTCAGCGACCACGACAGCGAGGTGCTGGCCGAAGCGCGGGACCTGACGCGGGAGATGTTGCGCGAGAGCGACGACACCGCTGACAGCGACGCGTCGTCATCCGACGCTGGCGAGTCCGGAGACGAAACCGAGTAG
- a CDS encoding DUF5809 family protein — translation METEGQFAPASAAEARERYEALGPTAQVVVKEVAKAMGLDAETYEERVTSEVVETARDVLFAESLAVQVGTMDEFESWRADTDCEVTLVGAENVDHVVWHAVPFAEQAVAATFQSERRAAVGTLRRQAFGRIYREVV, via the coding sequence ATGGAAACTGAGGGGCAGTTCGCGCCGGCATCGGCAGCCGAGGCCCGAGAGCGATACGAGGCGCTGGGGCCGACGGCGCAGGTCGTCGTCAAGGAAGTCGCCAAGGCGATGGGGCTCGACGCCGAGACCTACGAGGAGCGGGTCACGAGCGAGGTCGTCGAGACCGCCCGCGACGTGTTGTTCGCGGAGTCGCTCGCGGTCCAGGTCGGGACCATGGACGAGTTCGAGTCCTGGCGCGCGGACACGGACTGCGAGGTGACGCTGGTCGGCGCGGAGAACGTCGACCACGTCGTCTGGCACGCCGTCCCCTTCGCGGAGCAGGCCGTCGCGGCGACGTTCCAGAGCGAGCGCCGGGCCGCCGTCGGCACGCTCCGGCGGCAGGCCTTCGGTCGTATCTACCGCGAGGTCGTCTGA
- a CDS encoding NUDIX hydrolase, with translation MTREPAHEWPVVESEREYETGWYTGGYDRVRQPDGSEKDYYWAELPDAAVVVATTGDELVMVDQYRPTIREQCLELPAGIVEDDESYTTAGARELREETGFEAAGVSLIEAFSCSTGVLRHRRGIVFAEGLEPVDRDLDDNEFLSVTTVPIDEALQVARREPANDATIEGILLAQADGLL, from the coding sequence ATGACCCGCGAACCGGCCCACGAGTGGCCCGTCGTCGAGAGCGAACGCGAGTACGAGACCGGCTGGTACACCGGCGGCTACGACCGGGTCCGCCAGCCTGACGGCTCCGAGAAGGACTACTACTGGGCCGAACTCCCCGATGCGGCCGTCGTGGTCGCCACGACCGGCGACGAACTCGTCATGGTCGACCAGTACCGCCCGACCATCCGCGAGCAGTGCCTCGAACTCCCCGCCGGCATCGTCGAAGACGACGAGTCCTACACGACCGCCGGGGCGCGCGAACTCCGCGAGGAGACCGGCTTCGAGGCCGCCGGCGTCTCGCTCATCGAGGCGTTCTCGTGTTCGACCGGCGTGCTCCGGCACCGCCGCGGCATCGTCTTCGCCGAGGGCCTGGAACCGGTCGACCGGGACCTCGACGACAACGAGTTCCTCTCCGTGACGACCGTCCCAATCGACGAGGCGCTGCAGGTCGCCCGCCGCGAGCCGGCCAACGACGCGACCATCGAGGGTATCTTGCTGGCGCAGGCCGACGGACTGTTGTAG
- a CDS encoding rhodanese-like domain-containing protein — translation MDGEIDADELRARLEDGTVRVVDIRSPGAFERGHIPGSENVPFPSLVDEVERFEGDDEVVTVCPHGKSSVQAARLIASYEGFDGDAVSLAPGLDGWDGPLEQADSSASAGPTAAADDGSDEGPDAPF, via the coding sequence ATGGACGGCGAAATCGACGCCGACGAGTTGCGGGCGAGACTCGAAGACGGGACGGTCCGGGTGGTCGACATCCGGTCGCCCGGTGCGTTCGAGCGGGGCCACATCCCCGGGAGCGAGAACGTCCCGTTCCCGTCGCTCGTCGACGAGGTCGAACGGTTCGAGGGCGACGACGAGGTGGTGACGGTCTGTCCCCACGGGAAATCGAGCGTCCAGGCCGCCCGCCTCATCGCTTCCTACGAGGGATTCGACGGCGACGCCGTGAGCCTCGCGCCCGGCCTCGACGGCTGGGACGGACCGCTGGAACAGGCTGACTCATCCGCGTCGGCGGGACCGACTGCTGCCGCCGACGACGGCTCCGACGAGGGGCCCGACGCCCCGTTCTGA
- a CDS encoding glutamine synthetase family protein, which yields MSSSPDDFDTVRLFWSDIHGVVRGVSMSADAFGAAREEGMGFANGVAELTLEPGMLDDPQFGPETGDMLAVPSVETLAPLSWRDGEGVVFADLRTVDGRPFPLCARTALRSVLDEYRDEGFEPFAGVEVEFSLYADEEGREPFNTRTSYDMAAIDRAAEVIDEWNDAMAAAGHDLTSVHQESQPGQYEVTLEYGDPLSTMDGTVFLRHAVGALARRRGIEATFMPRPRGGEAANGTHFHVSLWDEAGEENRFAGPADDALQFPAGHRPADGGLSETARHFVGGVLSHVDALTALCAPTVNSYKRLVPDIWAPTTVGWGLDNRSTVLRIPPELGAGARVEHRLPDSACNPYLAMAATLAAGLDGIRSETVPDDPIETGTAPDGNRLPRTLWSALDALAADDVLRDALGADLVTEFVKLKREEFDRYQNSVGGWETDEYFDAF from the coding sequence ATGAGCAGTTCACCGGATGACTTCGACACGGTTCGCCTCTTCTGGTCGGACATCCACGGTGTCGTGCGCGGCGTCTCAATGTCGGCCGATGCCTTCGGGGCCGCCCGCGAGGAGGGGATGGGATTCGCCAACGGCGTCGCCGAACTCACGCTCGAACCGGGAATGCTCGACGACCCGCAGTTCGGCCCCGAGACTGGCGACATGCTCGCGGTGCCCTCGGTCGAGACGCTCGCACCGCTCTCCTGGCGCGACGGCGAGGGAGTGGTCTTCGCCGACCTCCGGACCGTCGACGGCCGGCCGTTCCCGCTCTGTGCTCGGACCGCGCTCCGCTCCGTCCTCGACGAGTACCGCGACGAGGGGTTCGAACCGTTCGCCGGTGTCGAGGTGGAGTTCTCGCTCTACGCCGACGAAGAGGGCCGAGAGCCGTTCAACACGCGGACCTCCTACGACATGGCCGCCATCGACCGGGCGGCTGAGGTCATCGACGAGTGGAACGACGCGATGGCCGCGGCGGGCCACGACCTCACGAGCGTCCACCAGGAGTCACAGCCGGGTCAGTACGAGGTGACCCTGGAGTACGGCGACCCGCTCTCGACGATGGACGGAACGGTGTTCCTCCGGCACGCGGTCGGCGCGCTCGCCCGCCGGCGCGGGATCGAGGCGACGTTCATGCCCCGACCGCGGGGCGGCGAGGCCGCGAACGGGACGCACTTCCACGTCAGCCTGTGGGACGAGGCCGGCGAGGAGAACCGCTTTGCGGGCCCGGCCGACGACGCGCTGCAGTTCCCCGCCGGCCACCGGCCCGCGGACGGGGGGCTCTCGGAGACGGCGCGGCACTTCGTCGGCGGCGTGCTGTCGCACGTCGACGCGCTCACGGCCCTCTGTGCGCCGACGGTAAACTCGTATAAGCGCCTCGTCCCGGACATCTGGGCCCCGACGACGGTCGGGTGGGGCCTCGACAATCGCTCGACCGTCCTCCGTATCCCGCCCGAACTCGGGGCCGGTGCCCGCGTCGAGCACCGACTCCCCGATTCGGCCTGTAACCCCTATCTCGCGATGGCGGCGACGCTCGCGGCCGGACTGGACGGGATTCGGTCCGAGACGGTACCCGACGACCCGATCGAGACGGGCACGGCACCCGATGGGAACCGACTCCCGCGGACGCTGTGGAGCGCGCTCGACGCGCTGGCGGCCGACGACGTGCTCCGAGACGCGCTGGGGGCGGACCTCGTCACCGAGTTCGTGAAGCTCAAGCGCGAGGAGTTCGACCGGTATCAAAACAGCGTCGGCGGCTGGGAGACCGACGAGTACTTCGACGCGTTCTAG
- a CDS encoding helix-turn-helix domain-containing protein: MIEYTFEITHENCWTETMNDSFPEVSATIIYSYQLFGTSITMIEATGVSADRVDPLVAWLGDHPIMTAARLISYDDGRETAYVSLAGEYDPDTDTEPVLNVLLRNRCFPTVPPTVTDGTEHWNVLASDHESVSQTHEELQSLGSVEVNSLKTPNHDQFLTGLAEIKEAIADLSPRQQEILASAVEAGYYDSPRSCGIEDLAATDSANTSTVGEHLRRSEAKILNAVGSLLRDDAAGPSAGTRANAANSD, translated from the coding sequence ATGATCGAGTACACCTTCGAGATAACCCACGAAAACTGCTGGACGGAGACGATGAACGACTCGTTCCCCGAAGTGTCGGCGACCATCATCTACTCGTACCAGCTGTTCGGGACCAGCATCACGATGATCGAGGCGACGGGCGTGTCGGCCGACCGGGTCGATCCGCTGGTCGCGTGGCTCGGGGACCACCCGATCATGACCGCCGCCAGGCTCATCAGCTACGACGACGGGCGGGAGACGGCCTACGTCAGCCTCGCCGGGGAGTACGACCCGGACACCGACACGGAGCCCGTGCTGAACGTCCTCCTTCGGAACCGGTGTTTCCCGACCGTTCCGCCGACGGTCACCGACGGCACGGAACACTGGAACGTCCTGGCGAGCGACCACGAGAGCGTCTCACAGACCCACGAGGAACTCCAGTCGCTGGGCTCGGTCGAGGTGAACTCGCTCAAGACGCCGAACCACGACCAGTTCCTGACCGGATTGGCCGAGATCAAGGAGGCCATCGCCGACCTCTCGCCCCGACAGCAGGAGATTCTCGCCAGCGCGGTCGAAGCCGGATACTACGACTCGCCGCGTAGCTGCGGGATCGAGGATCTCGCGGCGACGGACTCGGCCAATACCTCGACCGTCGGCGAGCACCTCCGGCGCTCGGAAGCGAAGATTCTCAACGCCGTCGGCTCGCTCCTGCGAGACGACGCGGCCGGTCCGTCGGCTGGCACGCGGGCCAACGCCGCCAACAGCGACTAG
- a CDS encoding ABC transporter permease, which translates to MSANTPRLSAPRLRAGAWYGYVLLVALFLMTPLFTLVIASFYDGRFLSIVDYAFTLHWYEVAFASTSIQSAFLNTARIAVPVTILSTVIGTGGAVAYTRHEFPFREQFKLLALLPIFFPLLLLGLGMSLWANVTNLGYGIVPSIIGELVWISPIVMFVVSITALGVDPDIEEAARDLGADTVTLYKDVVLPLIADGIVSGAIFAFVLAWNNYYIVSYLSGAQSTITTWIHAKMTQGFTPTVPAVSSLIFYSSVLLVVVVALFEYNKSGTGEHE; encoded by the coding sequence ATGAGCGCGAACACCCCGCGGCTGTCCGCGCCGCGGCTCCGAGCCGGCGCGTGGTACGGCTACGTCCTGCTCGTCGCGCTGTTCCTGATGACGCCGCTGTTCACGCTGGTCATCGCCTCGTTTTACGACGGGCGGTTCCTCTCCATCGTGGACTACGCGTTCACGCTGCACTGGTACGAGGTCGCGTTCGCCTCGACCAGCATCCAGTCTGCGTTCCTGAACACGGCGCGGATCGCGGTCCCGGTGACGATTCTCAGCACCGTCATCGGCACCGGCGGGGCCGTTGCCTACACCCGCCACGAGTTCCCGTTCCGGGAGCAGTTCAAGCTCCTGGCGCTGTTGCCCATCTTCTTCCCGCTCCTCTTGCTCGGACTCGGCATGTCCCTGTGGGCGAACGTCACGAATCTCGGCTACGGCATCGTGCCGTCGATCATCGGCGAACTCGTGTGGATCTCACCCATCGTGATGTTCGTCGTCTCCATCACCGCGCTCGGCGTCGATCCGGACATCGAGGAGGCCGCGCGCGACCTCGGGGCCGACACCGTCACGCTGTACAAGGACGTCGTCCTGCCGCTCATCGCGGACGGCATCGTCTCGGGCGCGATCTTCGCGTTCGTCCTCGCCTGGAACAACTACTACATCGTCTCGTATCTCTCCGGCGCGCAGAGCACCATCACGACGTGGATCCACGCGAAGATGACCCAGGGGTTCACTCCGACCGTCCCGGCCGTCTCCTCGCTGATCTTCTACTCGTCGGTCCTGCTCGTCGTGGTCGTCGCGCTCTTCGAGTACAACAAAAGCGGGACTGGCGAACACGAGTGA
- a CDS encoding ABC transporter permease, whose protein sequence is MSTKHLLKSHFDRAAGYTRNSSNPLFALVRPPWLFMAPIVALLLFMFVGPMLAIVVFSLQSGNTIDPNPLGWTLAHYAEIITGMISGTGVYGQVLANTALVSAATVLATLVVSYPAAYALARKIKRYKVVFLLLLIIPLFTSVNVRVFGWALFLVENGVLHSLFNLVGVGEYPSLLYNRYTVLFGTTYVYLPFMLFPIYLSLLTIDDVTFEAAQDLGAGPLTIFRKIVFPLSMPGVVIGSLFVFVLSLGADVEAQILGGGSVFTMASNINYSFGYSQNWPLGSAQAVGLLLITIVAGVLILRSLDLREIASRGESR, encoded by the coding sequence ATGTCCACGAAACACCTCCTCAAGAGCCACTTCGACCGCGCGGCCGGCTACACCCGCAACAGCAGTAACCCGCTGTTCGCGCTTGTGCGACCGCCGTGGCTGTTCATGGCACCCATCGTCGCCCTCCTGTTGTTCATGTTCGTCGGGCCGATGCTGGCCATCGTCGTCTTCTCGCTGCAGTCCGGCAACACGATCGACCCGAACCCGCTGGGCTGGACGCTCGCACACTACGCCGAGATCATCACCGGCATGATTAGCGGCACCGGCGTCTACGGGCAGGTCCTCGCCAATACCGCCCTCGTCAGCGCCGCGACCGTACTCGCCACGCTGGTCGTCTCGTACCCGGCGGCGTACGCGCTGGCGCGCAAGATCAAGCGGTACAAGGTCGTGTTCCTGCTCTTGCTCATCATCCCGCTGTTCACGAGCGTGAACGTCCGCGTGTTCGGCTGGGCGCTGTTCCTCGTCGAGAACGGCGTGCTCCACAGCCTCTTCAATCTGGTCGGCGTCGGCGAGTACCCGTCGCTGCTGTACAACCGATACACGGTGCTGTTCGGGACGACGTACGTCTACCTGCCGTTCATGCTATTCCCGATCTACCTCTCCCTGCTGACCATCGACGACGTGACGTTCGAGGCGGCGCAGGACCTCGGGGCGGGCCCGCTCACCATCTTCCGGAAGATCGTCTTCCCGCTGAGCATGCCGGGCGTCGTCATCGGCTCGCTGTTCGTGTTCGTCCTCAGCCTCGGCGCGGACGTCGAGGCCCAGATTCTCGGCGGCGGCTCCGTGTTCACCATGGCGAGCAACATCAACTACTCCTTTGGCTACTCGCAGAACTGGCCGCTCGGGTCGGCACAGGCAGTCGGCCTGCTGCTCATCACCATCGTCGCGGGGGTCCTCATCCTCCGGTCGCTCGACCTCCGGGAGATCGCCTCGCGAGGTGAGAGCCGATGA
- a CDS encoding ABC transporter ATP-binding protein: MAVKDIDIEIETGEFASIVGPSGCGKTTLLRMLAGHLEPTSGGIVLDGEDITATRPQDRPTSLVFQTWALFPHMTVRENIEFPIETAGRNLDRSVEELLELVRLDPDEHADKSASELSGGQKQRVALARSLAYDPDILLLDEPLASLDYALQKQLQRELADLNRELDMTFIYVTHSLEAALVMSDTLFVLDEGQVAQTGAPEDIYQSPKSTFIADFMGDANVFAVDAERTDDGAFAVTSKDFRGEVTVDDSHDGREPTDLVVRYDDCVVRPALETSVGLEVTVDNILVRGNTVLIECSADASEDYVAEVPFDWFQDVDIEIGDTAYFQWEPEKSIPVPE; the protein is encoded by the coding sequence GTGGCGGTCAAGGACATCGACATCGAAATCGAGACCGGAGAGTTCGCGTCCATCGTGGGCCCCTCCGGCTGTGGCAAGACGACGCTGCTCCGGATGCTCGCCGGCCACCTCGAACCGACCTCCGGCGGTATCGTCCTCGACGGCGAGGACATCACGGCGACGCGACCGCAGGACCGACCGACGAGCCTGGTCTTTCAGACGTGGGCGCTGTTCCCGCACATGACGGTCCGGGAGAACATCGAGTTCCCCATCGAAACCGCGGGCCGGAACCTCGACAGGTCGGTCGAGGAACTGCTCGAACTGGTCCGTCTGGATCCCGACGAGCACGCCGACAAGAGCGCGAGCGAGCTCTCGGGCGGGCAGAAACAGCGCGTCGCGCTCGCCCGCTCGCTCGCCTACGACCCGGACATCCTCCTGCTCGACGAGCCGCTGGCGTCGCTCGACTACGCCCTGCAGAAACAGCTCCAGCGCGAACTCGCGGACCTCAACCGGGAACTGGACATGACATTCATCTACGTCACCCACTCACTGGAAGCCGCGCTGGTCATGAGCGACACGCTGTTCGTCCTCGACGAGGGCCAGGTCGCCCAGACCGGCGCGCCGGAGGACATCTACCAGTCGCCGAAGTCGACGTTCATCGCGGACTTCATGGGCGACGCCAACGTCTTCGCCGTCGACGCCGAGCGCACCGACGACGGCGCGTTCGCCGTCACAAGCAAGGATTTCCGGGGCGAAGTCACCGTCGACGACAGCCACGACGGGCGCGAACCGACCGACCTCGTCGTGCGCTACGACGACTGCGTCGTCCGTCCGGCGCTCGAAACGTCCGTCGGCCTCGAGGTGACCGTCGACAATATCCTCGTCCGCGGCAACACGGTTCTCATCGAGTGCTCGGCCGACGCGTCGGAAGACTACGTAGCCGAGGTTCCCTTCGACTGGTTCCAGGACGTCGACATCGAAATCGGTGACACGGCCTACTTCCAGTGGGAGCCCGAGAAATCCATCCCCGTTCCCGAGTGA